AGAACGCTTTCTGCACCACCTCCCTCTGTTCTCCCAGCCGCGCCTCCATCCTCAGCGGACTTTATGCCCACACGCATGGCGTGACCAATAACTTCACTGAGTATCCCGCCGCCATGGACAGCTTCCCCCAGGTGCTGCAAAAGGCCGGCTATGCCACCGCCTACATCGGCAAATATCACATGGGCGAGGAAAACGATGAACCCCGCCCCGGCTATGATTATTTCGTCACCCACAAAGGCCAGGGCAAATACTTCGATACCGAGTTCAACTTCCACGGCAAGAAGCGCGAGGTCGTCAAAGGCTACTACACCACCGTCGTCACCGACATGACGCTGGACTGGCTGAAGCAACAGAAGGCCTCCAAGCCCTGGTGCATGTTCCTCGGCCACAAGGCCCCCCACAGCTTCTACACCCCGGAGCCGAAATACGAGCACACCTTTGACGACGTCCGCGTCCCCTACCCTGCCACCGCCTTCCAGCTGGATGACAAGCCCAAGTGGATCAAAGAGCGCCTCTACACCTGGCACGGCATTTACGGCCCCCTCTTCGACTGGCGCAAAAAATTCCCCGATGACCGTCCCGAAGCTGTGAAGGACTTCGAAAACATGGTCCACGGCTACTGGGGCACCGTCCTCAGCGTGGATGACAGTATGGGCCGCCTGCGCGCCTATTTAGAAGAAACCGGCCAGCTCGATAACACCCTCATCGTCTTCATGGGCGACAACGGCCTGCTCGAAGGCGAGCACGGCATGGTGGACAAGCGCACCGCCCACGAGGCCAGCCTCAGCA
This portion of the Prosthecobacter sp. SYSU 5D2 genome encodes:
- a CDS encoding sulfatase; this encodes MLRSFFCFLLLAAACHAADRPNVLFVLCDDLRQDALGCYGSKHVKTPHIDRLANEGVLFQNAFCTTSLCSPSRASILSGLYAHTHGVTNNFTEYPAAMDSFPQVLQKAGYATAYIGKYHMGEENDEPRPGYDYFVTHKGQGKYFDTEFNFHGKKREVVKGYYTTVVTDMTLDWLKQQKASKPWCMFLGHKAPHSFYTPEPKYEHTFDDVRVPYPATAFQLDDKPKWIKERLYTWHGIYGPLFDWRKKFPDDRPEAVKDFENMVHGYWGTVLSVDDSMGRLRAYLEETGQLDNTLIVFMGDNGLLEGEHGMVDKRTAHEASLSIPIVARYPALTKAAKKIPQQVLTVDMAPSVLELCGAPALPKIHGKSWAKLVKEGDPDWRKSWFYHYNYEKQFPYTPNVRAIRTDEWKYIHYPHGNGSPDRHLAELYNLKDDPGETKNLIGKPELASKVAKLQAELAKLMAATGLTPATDKMPLDEGIKTALPDAKIR